In the Clostridium sporogenes genome, one interval contains:
- a CDS encoding MarR family transcriptional regulator, whose amino-acid sequence MDNTEEIDNIDKRYHIFGMLFLLSNKLETLGNNFLGELTTKQWFFMLILMNFFKEPPTLSELAGEMGTSHQNTKQIAIKLEEKGFLVVKKDTKDKRVLRLTPTSKIEKYAKLREDKDHYFIEKFFNILTKEEVKNIYESFTKLLNNIKVIENEFL is encoded by the coding sequence ATGGATAATACAGAAGAAATAGATAATATTGATAAAAGATATCATATTTTTGGTATGCTATTCTTATTGTCTAATAAGCTTGAAACACTAGGAAATAATTTTCTTGGAGAACTTACAACAAAACAATGGTTTTTTATGTTAATATTAATGAATTTTTTTAAAGAACCTCCTACTCTTAGTGAATTAGCTGGTGAGATGGGAACTTCACATCAAAATACAAAACAAATTGCCATTAAACTTGAAGAGAAAGGATTTTTAGTAGTGAAAAAGGACACTAAGGATAAACGCGTATTAAGGTTAACTCCCACAAGCAAAATTGAAAAATATGCAAAACTAAGAGAAGATAAAGATCACTATTTTATTGAGAAATTTTTTAACATATTAACAAAGGAAGAAGTTAAAAATATTTATGAAAGTTTTACTAAACTATTAAATAATATAAAAGTTATAGAAAATGAATTTTTATAA